In Aminobacterium sp. MB27-C1, a single genomic region encodes these proteins:
- a CDS encoding CtsR family transcriptional regulator: protein MPSLTEIIEDYINKLFEDEVEEDAVSLRRKDLAEIFGCVPSQINYVLRSRFTPERGYIVESQRGGHGYIRIVRICYDMPEEKVNHIDEIVGNAISEQDAKRLLAALQERELLSSRERLLIEIAMRFVDELATSDFDVSPYKRNALQAEVLRRMLRGLALA from the coding sequence ATGCCTAGCCTAACTGAGATTATTGAAGATTACATTAATAAACTTTTTGAAGATGAAGTAGAGGAAGACGCAGTTTCTCTACGACGTAAGGATCTTGCAGAGATTTTTGGCTGCGTTCCTAGTCAGATTAATTATGTTTTAAGAAGTCGTTTTACTCCAGAAAGAGGTTACATTGTAGAGAGCCAACGTGGTGGACACGGATATATTCGTATTGTACGTATTTGTTACGATATGCCGGAAGAAAAGGTTAATCATATTGATGAAATAGTTGGAAATGCTATCAGTGAGCAAGATGCTAAGAGATTATTAGCAGCTTTACAAGAGAGAGAACTTCTTTCTTCCAGAGAACGTCTTTTAATAGAAATTGCTATGCGTTTTGTTGATGAGCTGGCCACGTCTGATTTTGATGTTTCACCATATAAACGTAACGCTTTGCAAGCAGAGGTGTTGAGAAGAATGCTTCGAGGTCTTGCTCTTGCTTAA
- a CDS encoding phosphodiester glycosidase family protein, whose translation MTLKKLATTLCCFSTLALFYLWGSIPAEAITRGIMAEAIVDALAIPRWTGEERFSDVPENHPAFSAIETARSYGIIYPGERFHPDLEATRIEALYFAFKAMGWSHEASLMGKLNFEENNEIPEYMVSYLSLGKTCVPSAPQKFLTEPKGNLTDDDLKSLVDWLLQCRQSIVWDEIFHGKYTSLRIHREKIGTPPRSWAIFVKEAPDKNSALLLQEKISLQGLPAFIANTECAFAVFVGPYSNYVKAWETLSAMPSEFVGNVVPYSEQGSNALFWAAICSIDGYYPSIITAPSQGRSLASLSNIAKKAKAEGGINGGFFASKKPIGTLLIDGEPVSPSYTSRSAIGWSDKGEAFFGNGEFRIVLRKENWIAPVPLLNTMPPQNSLALFSSEAGPLARPLPQDSQAFLLTNGHVSELNGISKAKRIVPSGSLLLAARGTGIQVVRSLLEKGNPLSVEVEWRDPVMQKSKFALQGGPMLLKDGELQSKNEGFSVNLRNQKHPRTLVGSNGKKLWWVVIDGRDPWHSNGVTLMEAARLADNLGISTLLNLDGGGSSELIWKDYIINSIPGGKERPLPYGIFFGSEEGE comes from the coding sequence TTAGCCCTTTTTTATCTCTGGGGATCTATTCCAGCTGAAGCTATAACTCGTGGAATAATGGCGGAAGCTATTGTTGATGCTTTAGCGATACCCAGATGGACAGGAGAAGAAAGATTCTCTGATGTGCCTGAAAATCATCCCGCCTTTTCAGCCATAGAAACAGCACGGTCATACGGCATTATATATCCAGGAGAACGTTTTCACCCTGATTTGGAAGCAACACGAATTGAAGCCCTTTATTTCGCTTTTAAGGCTATGGGGTGGTCTCATGAAGCTTCGCTTATGGGGAAACTCAATTTTGAAGAAAATAACGAGATTCCGGAATATATGGTTTCATATCTATCTCTTGGCAAGACTTGTGTACCAAGTGCTCCTCAAAAGTTCTTGACTGAACCTAAAGGAAATTTAACGGATGACGATCTTAAAAGTTTAGTTGATTGGTTGTTGCAATGTCGTCAATCAATTGTCTGGGATGAGATATTTCACGGGAAATATACGTCTTTACGCATACATCGCGAAAAGATAGGGACACCTCCTCGTTCATGGGCTATTTTTGTAAAAGAAGCGCCTGATAAGAATTCAGCTCTTCTATTGCAAGAAAAAATATCTCTTCAGGGATTACCTGCTTTTATAGCAAATACTGAATGTGCTTTTGCCGTATTTGTCGGTCCTTATTCTAATTACGTAAAAGCATGGGAAACCCTCTCTGCTATGCCTTCGGAATTTGTTGGGAATGTAGTCCCCTACAGTGAGCAAGGGAGCAACGCTCTTTTTTGGGCAGCTATATGCTCAATAGATGGATATTATCCATCTATCATAACTGCACCTTCTCAAGGAAGATCTCTAGCCTCATTAAGTAATATAGCCAAGAAGGCAAAGGCAGAAGGAGGGATTAATGGTGGTTTTTTCGCTAGTAAAAAACCTATCGGGACCTTACTTATCGATGGGGAACCTGTTTCTCCCTCATATACGTCACGTTCTGCCATTGGGTGGTCAGATAAAGGAGAGGCTTTCTTCGGCAATGGAGAGTTTCGAATAGTGCTGCGAAAAGAAAACTGGATCGCGCCAGTACCCCTTTTAAATACAATGCCTCCACAAAATAGCTTGGCCCTTTTTTCGTCTGAAGCAGGTCCTCTTGCTCGTCCTCTGCCCCAAGACAGCCAAGCCTTCTTATTAACTAACGGGCATGTTAGTGAGCTTAATGGAATATCTAAAGCTAAACGAATAGTTCCTTCAGGAAGTCTTCTTTTAGCTGCTCGAGGAACAGGAATACAAGTTGTACGCTCTTTACTGGAAAAAGGGAATCCACTCTCTGTTGAAGTTGAGTGGCGTGACCCAGTTATGCAAAAATCAAAGTTTGCGTTACAAGGGGGACCAATGCTTTTAAAAGATGGAGAGTTACAATCAAAAAATGAAGGTTTTTCTGTAAATCTTCGTAATCAAAAACATCCACGCACCCTTGTAGGGTCAAATGGTAAGAAACTTTGGTGGGTCGTTATCGATGGCCGAGATCCATGGCACAGCAACGGGGTAACCCTCATGGAAGCAGCTCGACTTGCAGATAACTTGGGAATCTCTACCCTTCTGAATCTTGACGGAGGAGGCTCTTCAGAGCTTATATGGAAAGACTACATCATTAATTCCATTCCTGGTGGGAAGGAACGCCCTTTGCCTTACGGCATTTTCTTTGGTTCGGAAGAGGGGGAATGA
- a CDS encoding ATP-dependent Clp protease proteolytic subunit, whose amino-acid sequence MEGSNIWFLFFVFFFIYPQLKQQLLHWRRITALRTCEKRRKSRIITLIHRQESIGFFGMFSRNFINIEDSEEVLRAIRLTSEGTPIDLIIHTPGGLLLAAEQIAYALNKHPAKVTVVVPHYAMSGGTLIALAADEILMDKHAVLGPVDPQIGQYPAASILRAVEEKPVSEIDDTTLILADVSRKAVKQTRSFVYNLLKDKMGEEKAIELATVLTEGRWTHDYPITAEEAVSLGLPVNTDLSSQICNIMKLYPQSGLGRPSVQYVPIPYPSAPDGNHSDARR is encoded by the coding sequence ATGGAAGGATCTAATATATGGTTTCTATTCTTTGTCTTCTTTTTCATCTATCCCCAACTCAAGCAGCAATTGTTACATTGGAGAAGAATTACGGCACTTAGAACGTGCGAAAAACGTCGTAAAAGTAGAATCATTACGCTTATTCATCGACAAGAGAGCATCGGTTTTTTTGGAATGTTTTCTCGGAACTTCATAAACATAGAGGATTCTGAAGAAGTGCTTCGAGCCATTCGTCTTACTTCAGAGGGGACACCCATAGATCTCATTATTCATACTCCGGGAGGTTTATTGCTTGCTGCAGAACAAATAGCTTATGCATTGAACAAACATCCGGCAAAAGTTACAGTTGTTGTTCCTCACTATGCAATGTCTGGGGGAACTCTCATTGCTCTTGCAGCTGATGAAATTCTTATGGATAAACATGCAGTACTCGGCCCGGTGGATCCTCAAATAGGGCAATATCCCGCAGCTTCTATATTAAGAGCTGTTGAAGAGAAACCAGTCTCTGAAATTGATGATACAACTCTAATACTTGCTGACGTGAGCAGGAAAGCCGTGAAACAAACACGTTCTTTTGTATATAACCTTTTAAAAGATAAAATGGGAGAAGAAAAGGCAATAGAACTGGCTACAGTATTAACTGAAGGTCGATGGACACACGATTACCCTATAACTGCGGAAGAAGCGGTGTCTCTAGGATTGCCGGTGAATACAGATCTTTCTTCTCAAATTTGTAATATTATGAAGCTGTATCCTCAATCAGGGCTAGGACGTCCTTCTGTTCAGTATGTTCCTATTCCTTATCCTTCAGCTCCAGATGGTAATCATTCAGACGCAAGGCGGTAA
- a CDS encoding ATP-dependent Clp protease ATP-binding subunit encodes MWQFFTERGKKVVQLAHREALRMGHDVIGTEHILLGLLVEGEGVAAQVLNSLGVNFLEVRRQIEELVGKGQPILKPIDLPLSPRAKRVLDLAIKEARNMGVNYVGTEHVLLGLLAEGEGVAAQILLSLGIDMTVIQREIGRFISNNEADGMPQTEMLGDGQNRMNSKTPTLDQLGVDLSEKSKKDELDPVIGRDKEIQRVIQILARRTKNNPILLGDPGVGKTAIVEGLAQKINDGNIAEILRGKKIVQLNMGNLVAGTKYRGEFEERMRKLLKELREAGDIIIFIDEIHTIIGAGGAEGAVDAANILKPSLSRGEFQVIGATTLEEYRKYIEKDAALERRFQPVFVDEPSIDDTVHILEGLRDRYESHHRVNIADDALVAAARLSSRYITDRFLPDKAIDLIDEAAARARLKTMEIPAELKDIEYHLEEVRKEKEAAVTSQEFEKAARLRDTERQISEELEMNKKNWQSRRHQEKPLVGFDDIATIVSEWTNIPVAQLTEEESHRLLRMEEEIHRQLIGQDEAVNAVSRAIRRARSGMKDPRRPVGSFLFLGPTGVGKTELARRLAEFLFGSEEAMIRLDMSEFMERHEVGKLIGAPPGYVGYDEGGKLTEAIRRRPYSVVLFDEIEKAHEDIFNTLLQILEDGRLTDGQGHTVDFRNAVIIMTSNVGAKELAKGTSLGFSVTEETDGYFDWSKTKSYILDAVQKTFRPEFINRIDEMVVFRPLNKKEMLSIVDIMLNEIKKRLLVHDIDINVSEEAKGFILEKGYNPKFGARPLRRKIQQLIEDRLADLLLEGKVKRGSQVFIGLSNGEITVKSRKTPKKQKKEKKAAV; translated from the coding sequence ATGTGGCAATTTTTTACAGAACGAGGTAAAAAAGTAGTTCAGCTTGCTCACAGAGAAGCTCTTCGTATGGGGCATGATGTGATTGGCACAGAACATATACTTCTGGGGCTTTTAGTAGAGGGCGAAGGAGTTGCAGCTCAAGTATTAAATTCATTAGGTGTCAATTTTTTAGAAGTGCGCCGTCAGATAGAAGAACTTGTAGGCAAAGGACAACCTATTTTGAAGCCTATTGATCTTCCCTTGAGTCCTAGGGCTAAAAGGGTGCTTGATCTCGCTATTAAAGAAGCTAGAAATATGGGGGTTAACTATGTAGGAACAGAGCATGTTCTTCTTGGTCTCTTGGCAGAAGGAGAAGGTGTTGCTGCACAGATTCTTTTATCTTTGGGAATCGATATGACGGTAATACAGCGAGAAATAGGACGTTTTATCAGCAATAACGAGGCGGATGGAATGCCCCAAACCGAAATGCTGGGAGACGGTCAGAATCGAATGAACAGCAAAACGCCGACCCTTGATCAGCTAGGCGTTGATTTGTCTGAAAAAAGCAAGAAAGATGAATTAGATCCGGTAATAGGCAGAGATAAAGAAATTCAGAGAGTTATTCAAATTCTTGCGAGACGCACAAAGAACAATCCTATTCTTCTTGGCGATCCAGGAGTAGGAAAAACAGCTATTGTTGAAGGACTCGCGCAAAAGATAAACGATGGTAATATCGCAGAAATTTTGCGAGGGAAAAAAATAGTTCAGCTGAATATGGGTAATCTCGTTGCAGGCACGAAGTATAGAGGTGAATTCGAAGAGCGAATGAGGAAGCTTTTGAAGGAACTTCGAGAGGCTGGAGATATTATCATCTTTATTGACGAGATTCACACAATAATTGGAGCTGGTGGAGCTGAAGGGGCTGTTGATGCGGCTAATATTCTTAAGCCGAGTTTGTCTCGAGGAGAATTTCAAGTTATAGGCGCAACAACTCTTGAAGAGTATAGAAAATATATAGAAAAGGATGCGGCCCTTGAACGCCGTTTCCAGCCTGTTTTTGTTGATGAACCTTCTATCGATGATACGGTGCATATTCTTGAGGGGCTTCGAGATCGATACGAATCTCACCATAGAGTAAATATTGCTGACGATGCACTTGTAGCAGCGGCTCGACTTTCATCCCGCTACATTACGGATCGTTTTCTTCCCGACAAGGCGATTGATCTTATCGATGAAGCAGCGGCTCGTGCCCGGCTTAAAACTATGGAAATTCCTGCAGAGTTGAAAGATATAGAATATCATCTTGAAGAAGTTCGTAAGGAAAAAGAGGCGGCAGTAACATCACAGGAATTTGAAAAGGCAGCACGTTTACGTGATACCGAGCGTCAGATATCTGAAGAACTTGAAATGAATAAGAAAAACTGGCAATCAAGAAGACACCAAGAAAAGCCTCTTGTTGGTTTTGATGATATCGCGACGATTGTAAGCGAATGGACAAATATTCCTGTGGCGCAATTGACAGAGGAAGAATCTCATCGATTACTTCGAATGGAAGAGGAAATTCATCGCCAGCTTATTGGGCAGGATGAGGCTGTTAATGCTGTTTCAAGAGCTATACGACGTGCAAGAAGTGGAATGAAAGATCCTCGACGTCCTGTAGGAAGTTTTCTTTTCCTTGGTCCCACTGGTGTCGGAAAGACGGAGTTAGCCAGAAGATTGGCCGAGTTTCTTTTTGGAAGTGAAGAAGCCATGATTCGCTTGGACATGAGTGAATTTATGGAACGCCATGAGGTTGGTAAACTTATAGGAGCTCCTCCTGGCTATGTGGGCTACGATGAAGGTGGAAAACTAACAGAAGCGATAAGGCGTCGTCCATACTCAGTTGTCCTTTTCGACGAAATAGAAAAAGCTCATGAAGACATTTTTAATACCTTACTTCAGATTCTTGAAGATGGGCGACTTACAGATGGTCAGGGACATACAGTAGATTTCAGAAATGCTGTCATTATTATGACAAGTAATGTTGGAGCTAAGGAACTAGCAAAAGGTACGTCTCTGGGCTTTTCTGTAACTGAAGAGACAGACGGCTATTTTGATTGGAGCAAAACAAAATCATATATTTTAGATGCTGTTCAGAAAACATTTAGACCAGAATTTATAAATCGTATTGATGAAATGGTTGTCTTCAGACCTTTGAACAAAAAAGAAATGTTGTCTATAGTCGATATTATGTTAAATGAGATTAAAAAGAGACTGTTAGTCCACGATATCGATATCAATGTAAGTGAAGAGGCGAAGGGGTTTATTCTTGAAAAGGGTTACAACCCTAAGTTTGGAGCCAGACCTTTGCGCCGTAAAATACAACAGCTTATTGAGGACCGATTAGCTGATCTTCTTCTTGAAGGAAAAGTTAAACGGGGGAGTCAGGTTTTTATCGGTTTGAGTAACGGAGAGATTACGGTCAAAAGTAGAAAGACTCCCAAAAAACAAAAGAAAGAAAAAAAGGCGGCAGTTTAA
- a CDS encoding acetate--CoA ligase family protein has translation MFNANLDRLFSPQSVTFIGEGSAWRGACARAVETLKQSAFTGQIFEVHDGTEPVKSSDLAVLDVPLPRVLPWIDICAEQKIPYIMLLSSEQSSIWSQEDINRVNKRLEEEKVCLLGPDSMGFMNLKHNVVISPFQGSFSWEDKCGKVALVSQSGDLGFAIASAARMAGTNFRYVVTTGGTADIDTVDIGRWILKDSSVKLLLFCLEGLHDGIAFLRMARDANIKGVRIGVLKGGLNVSSRQAITSHVSVVAGNSSIWNAAFRQFGILPLRDVDEIVDLARVYNSFIPPNGRKTVIVSPSQGAGITFSDNCFEEGLKVPSIPEDLQREFKKSLPDNVYVKNPIDLASLGAEGSEDISYLLRRLMDSPNLDIITAILTESKGEEVRNILAALLDVARQKTHPIVCCSIGDIEEEEVKEMLNEEGIPFFTSPRRCARALAGLSAPVPSLDKMMPVSCEECVIKGEDLLPKLPQKMTEYDAKRLLAFHNIDVTREYLCQSLEEALEAAEMIGYPVALKVMSPNIVHKSEARIIALNLNSEEELRNAYGRTLEKARLANPEADIRGVLVQEMLKDGIECTVAIKRDTIFGSVLSVGLGGVYASAVRDSVLRIAPVDEENAMAMIRDLKGYSLLKGAWGRPSYDVAAFAKMVARLSNLACIEDQLVQLEINPVFVKKKGSVVVDAFVVRR, from the coding sequence ATGTTCAATGCTAATTTGGATAGATTATTTAGTCCTCAGTCAGTTACTTTTATTGGTGAGGGATCTGCGTGGCGAGGTGCGTGTGCTCGGGCAGTAGAAACTTTAAAGCAGTCTGCATTTACAGGGCAAATTTTTGAAGTTCATGATGGCACAGAGCCAGTAAAATCTTCAGATTTGGCTGTTTTAGATGTCCCATTGCCGAGAGTATTACCTTGGATAGATATATGTGCAGAACAAAAAATTCCGTATATTATGCTCCTTTCTTCAGAACAAAGTAGCATTTGGAGTCAGGAAGATATCAATAGAGTAAACAAGCGTTTGGAAGAGGAAAAAGTATGTCTTCTAGGCCCGGATTCTATGGGATTTATGAATTTAAAGCATAATGTTGTTATTTCTCCTTTTCAAGGAAGTTTTAGCTGGGAAGATAAATGTGGAAAAGTTGCTCTCGTATCTCAAAGCGGTGATTTGGGGTTTGCTATCGCATCTGCTGCTAGGATGGCGGGAACAAATTTCCGTTATGTTGTAACAACTGGGGGCACGGCCGATATTGACACAGTGGATATTGGCAGATGGATACTAAAGGATTCCTCTGTAAAATTATTGCTTTTTTGCTTAGAAGGGTTACATGATGGAATTGCATTTTTAAGAATGGCTCGTGACGCGAATATAAAAGGGGTTCGGATAGGCGTTCTTAAAGGCGGGCTTAATGTATCTTCTCGCCAGGCTATTACTAGTCATGTTTCTGTTGTTGCGGGAAATTCTTCAATTTGGAATGCTGCATTTAGACAATTCGGAATACTTCCTCTTCGAGATGTGGATGAAATTGTTGACCTTGCAAGAGTTTATAATTCATTTATACCACCGAATGGCCGAAAAACTGTTATTGTTTCCCCTTCTCAAGGAGCCGGAATTACATTTTCAGATAATTGTTTTGAAGAGGGGCTGAAGGTTCCCTCTATTCCCGAAGATTTACAGAGAGAATTTAAGAAAAGTCTTCCTGATAATGTTTACGTTAAAAATCCTATCGATTTAGCTTCTCTTGGTGCCGAAGGATCAGAGGATATATCGTATCTTCTTCGTCGTCTTATGGATTCTCCAAACCTGGATATAATTACAGCAATACTTACTGAAAGCAAGGGTGAAGAGGTTCGTAATATTTTGGCTGCTTTACTTGATGTAGCTCGCCAGAAAACGCATCCTATAGTTTGTTGTTCCATTGGAGATATTGAGGAAGAGGAAGTTAAAGAAATGTTGAATGAGGAAGGCATTCCATTCTTTACCAGCCCTAGAAGGTGTGCTCGAGCACTTGCCGGTCTAAGTGCTCCAGTTCCATCTCTTGATAAAATGATGCCAGTAAGTTGTGAGGAATGCGTGATAAAAGGAGAGGATCTACTTCCTAAATTGCCACAAAAAATGACAGAATATGATGCAAAGAGATTGCTTGCTTTCCACAATATCGATGTAACGAGAGAGTACTTATGTCAATCTTTGGAAGAAGCACTTGAAGCTGCCGAAATGATTGGATACCCTGTTGCTCTCAAAGTAATGTCTCCTAATATCGTTCATAAAAGTGAAGCTCGTATTATTGCTCTAAACTTGAATAGCGAAGAAGAGTTGAGGAATGCATACGGGCGAACTCTAGAAAAAGCTCGCTTGGCCAATCCAGAGGCTGACATAAGAGGTGTTCTTGTTCAGGAAATGCTTAAAGATGGTATCGAATGTACTGTGGCCATAAAAAGAGATACTATCTTTGGCTCTGTCCTTTCTGTTGGTCTGGGAGGCGTTTATGCGAGTGCCGTTCGAGATAGTGTGTTGCGAATAGCTCCTGTAGATGAAGAAAACGCTATGGCGATGATTCGAGATTTGAAGGGGTACTCCCTCTTAAAGGGTGCCTGGGGCAGGCCTAGTTATGATGTTGCGGCCTTTGCTAAGATGGTTGCTCGTCTCTCTAATTTGGCGTGCATAGAAGATCAGCTTGTTCAGTTAGAAATAAACCCTGTTTTTGTTAAAAAAAAGGGGTCTGTTGTTGTTGATGCTTTTGTTGTGAGGAGGTAA
- a CDS encoding peptidylprolyl isomerase gives MPTSIKKVIIPILCCIVTAITFPSVIEAKEFKEPVRVGIETVSNDDILFLIQEHTGVDRALAALIVQRMSNDEQNELLDGVTNMLLLARGAQLKGLQFNADVAARLRWTRLNVLADAYVESLSKNWDLSEKTSKLFYKNHSELYTQEKQYHIRHILVGNMAEAHSVLLRLLTGIPFEKLATQLSLDFSTARDGGDMGWIKESELPEVFNVVKRMKVTDFSEPIKAEYGFHIIQLLEEKGGALLPYEQVKEQVQKDLEAEYINEELLNLKKGVEISNESEALDEIRIP, from the coding sequence ATGCCCACAAGTATTAAAAAAGTTATTATTCCTATTCTTTGTTGCATTGTAACAGCTATAACTTTTCCATCAGTGATTGAAGCCAAAGAGTTTAAAGAACCAGTTCGTGTTGGAATTGAAACAGTTAGCAATGATGACATTCTCTTTCTGATACAAGAGCACACAGGAGTTGACAGAGCTTTAGCTGCATTGATAGTTCAGCGGATGAGCAATGATGAACAAAATGAGCTTCTTGATGGCGTTACGAATATGCTGCTTTTAGCGCGAGGAGCCCAACTTAAAGGGTTACAGTTCAACGCTGATGTCGCAGCTCGTCTAAGATGGACACGTTTAAACGTATTAGCAGATGCATACGTTGAATCTCTTTCTAAAAATTGGGATCTTAGCGAGAAAACGTCCAAACTTTTTTATAAAAACCACTCGGAATTATACACGCAAGAAAAACAATACCATATTCGCCATATACTTGTCGGAAATATGGCTGAAGCTCACTCTGTCTTGCTTCGTCTTTTAACAGGAATTCCCTTCGAAAAACTTGCCACTCAGCTTAGCTTGGATTTTTCTACGGCGCGTGATGGCGGTGATATGGGATGGATTAAAGAAAGCGAACTTCCTGAAGTCTTTAATGTTGTTAAGAGGATGAAAGTAACGGATTTTAGTGAGCCGATAAAAGCGGAGTACGGATTTCACATCATTCAATTGCTTGAGGAAAAAGGCGGAGCTCTTTTGCCATATGAGCAAGTCAAGGAACAAGTTCAAAAAGACCTAGAGGCAGAATATATCAATGAAGAATTGCTTAACCTTAAAAAAGGGGTAGAAATATCAAACGAGAGTGAAGCTCTTGATGAAATACGTATTCCTTAA
- the plsY gene encoding glycerol-3-phosphate 1-O-acyltransferase PlsY → MSGWIWVLVGYLAGSFPTGYVIVKLLRNEDIRNFGSGNIGATNVGRRMGKKWAVAVTLIDMIKGGVVLILARVMNVESPPLIAAIAFASVCGHNFPLWLGFKGGKGVATTFGVVFFMIPPYSSYAALTAGIIWYGVMKVSRYVSLASLISLFSLPVFFLILKLKPSYVLAVLFMALLASFRHRENIKRMQHGEESRIGEK, encoded by the coding sequence ATGTCTGGCTGGATATGGGTTCTCGTAGGGTATTTGGCAGGCTCGTTCCCTACTGGGTATGTTATCGTAAAACTTTTGCGTAACGAAGATATTCGAAATTTTGGTTCAGGGAATATTGGTGCGACTAATGTCGGGCGCCGAATGGGTAAAAAGTGGGCTGTAGCCGTAACGTTGATTGACATGATAAAGGGTGGCGTTGTTTTGATTCTTGCAAGAGTAATGAATGTAGAAAGCCCCCCCCTTATTGCAGCAATTGCCTTCGCCAGCGTTTGTGGTCACAATTTCCCCTTATGGCTCGGTTTTAAGGGGGGAAAAGGAGTGGCAACAACTTTTGGAGTTGTCTTTTTTATGATTCCTCCCTATAGCTCATACGCTGCACTCACTGCTGGAATAATCTGGTATGGAGTAATGAAAGTGTCACGATATGTGTCATTGGCATCCCTTATATCGTTGTTTAGCCTCCCTGTTTTTTTCTTAATTTTGAAACTCAAACCTTCCTACGTGTTGGCTGTTCTCTTCATGGCCTTATTAGCATCATTTCGCCATCGAGAAAATATAAAACGAATGCAACACGGAGAAGAGTCGAGAATTGGCGAAAAGTGA
- a CDS encoding mechanosensitive ion channel family protein, with product MEGIRAAFPFAHQLIVALGLLIAWIIVSKIVLLALSRSFDLLRKRIEKSENNERRPSALQRVETLKGITLNVVKWVIAIVFVLSIIGSFGVNITPILTGVGLAGLGISMAAQNIIRDFLNGIFVVLEDHYGVGDWIETSMGGGTVEKLTLRTTHLRDIDGNLIIIPNGSINGITNYTKNWSRATIKLRVPFDTDVRQAMHIMEETANSLQEENPSLFIGPPTVQGILDFLDSSILLRTLFDTTPGDQWVLSREYRLRVKEAFDRSGIRIAVPQSEVWLHSPSSEPKKMP from the coding sequence ATGGAAGGGATCAGGGCTGCATTTCCTTTTGCTCATCAGCTCATTGTTGCATTAGGTTTACTCATTGCTTGGATTATTGTTAGTAAGATTGTTCTTTTGGCCCTTTCCAGAAGTTTTGATCTTCTTCGAAAACGGATAGAAAAAAGTGAAAATAATGAAAGACGCCCATCTGCTTTACAACGGGTAGAGACATTGAAAGGTATTACATTAAATGTTGTGAAATGGGTTATTGCCATTGTATTTGTGCTGAGCATCATAGGTAGTTTCGGTGTGAATATTACTCCTATACTTACAGGAGTTGGATTAGCAGGTTTGGGAATCTCCATGGCTGCACAGAATATAATTCGTGATTTTTTAAACGGTATCTTTGTCGTATTAGAAGATCATTATGGTGTAGGGGATTGGATAGAAACGTCTATGGGGGGCGGAACAGTAGAAAAGTTAACCCTTCGAACCACTCACCTACGAGATATTGATGGAAATCTTATTATTATTCCCAATGGAAGCATTAATGGCATTACTAACTACACGAAAAACTGGTCTCGTGCGACCATAAAGTTGCGCGTGCCCTTCGATACAGATGTTCGTCAGGCTATGCACATTATGGAAGAGACAGCCAATAGCTTGCAGGAAGAGAACCCTTCTCTTTTTATAGGGCCTCCTACAGTACAGGGAATTCTCGATTTTCTCGATAGTTCTATATTATTGAGAACCCTCTTTGATACGACACCAGGTGACCAGTGGGTTTTATCGCGAGAATACCGCCTACGCGTGAAGGAAGCTTTCGATCGTTCTGGTATACGTATTGCTGTGCCACAATCGGAAGTATGGCTTCATTCCCCCTCTTCCGAACCAAAGAAAATGCCGTAA